A window of the Nisaea acidiphila genome harbors these coding sequences:
- a CDS encoding PAS domain-containing protein, producing the protein MAIRTIRSDVAALRALVNDKPAVAFDWAYWMCPLDTEAEWFGPFASLVSLWRSRQGEEGSLPRRKDFLAEEFHEWMGRIFIAKLEHDPFDLRFTLWGTTLSEWWRVDYTGQKLGAESSDPGAWGIERQYFAEMARQPFIGLASGSLSEYGRGHIKVAGLDLPLSDGARLDQVLSAHVRLGPEEDLNRVFRDCPKTAFRPR; encoded by the coding sequence ATGGCGATAAGGACAATCCGCTCCGACGTTGCTGCGCTCCGCGCGCTGGTCAACGACAAACCGGCGGTCGCTTTCGACTGGGCCTATTGGATGTGTCCGCTCGACACGGAAGCGGAATGGTTCGGGCCTTTTGCATCCCTGGTCTCGTTGTGGAGGTCCCGGCAAGGAGAAGAGGGGAGCCTGCCGCGACGCAAGGATTTCCTCGCCGAGGAATTTCACGAATGGATGGGACGGATCTTCATCGCAAAGCTTGAGCATGATCCGTTCGATCTGCGGTTTACGCTTTGGGGCACGACCCTCTCCGAGTGGTGGCGGGTCGATTATACCGGGCAGAAACTCGGCGCCGAGTCGTCGGATCCGGGGGCATGGGGGATTGAACGGCAATATTTTGCCGAAATGGCTCGGCAACCGTTTATCGGGCTCGCCTCGGGCAGTCTTTCCGAGTACGGCCGGGGGCATATCAAGGTTGCAGGTCTGGATCTCCCGCTTTCCGACGGCGCAAGGCTGGACCAGGTTCTTTCCGCGCATGTGAGGCTCGGGCCCGAAGAAGATCTCAACCGGGTTTTCCGGGATTGTCCGAAGACCGCGTTTAGGCCGCGGTGA
- a CDS encoding MFS transporter, with amino-acid sequence MSEAVATGTGDARRAGLPLARLLVVMGGVYTIQSTVGAMMFQGVPTVLRSSGAALDLIGLVSLFMLPWALKFLWSPQLESWRIPATGPRRSRGIVVGGQLTIAAILLGLALYGIEDGFVWIFAAFGLIALIASTVDIAGDGFMIEQIRLEHRGWGNVIQVGGGYAGIMIGTGLFLVLNDHFGWMTAVLTMTFVAVMLTTPFLFTPDPGKGGSEAARPRPSLMNAFRRPEIRWGLLAMLIAQMGLRLTQVMTGPFLIDNGMSAATIGILTGTIGTVLCIACIVLTGLAIRRWNARRTLLVMLGIQTACFTMFAISAFVPQPELVLSALYLVKSTVVAGTFVALYTVVMDWTSQHQAGTDFTIFQCTDALVSVVAGFGSGIIAEHLGFGICFNLAAGFAVAALLFLPAIFKRADLYTTNAD; translated from the coding sequence ATGAGCGAAGCCGTCGCGACCGGGACCGGCGACGCGCGGCGGGCGGGACTTCCCCTCGCCCGCCTGCTCGTGGTGATGGGCGGGGTCTACACGATCCAGAGCACCGTCGGCGCAATGATGTTCCAGGGCGTCCCGACGGTTCTGCGCAGCTCCGGTGCCGCGCTCGACCTGATCGGTCTGGTATCGCTCTTCATGCTGCCCTGGGCGCTCAAGTTCCTCTGGTCGCCCCAGCTCGAGAGCTGGCGCATTCCGGCAACCGGCCCGCGCCGCTCGCGCGGCATCGTCGTGGGAGGCCAATTGACCATTGCGGCGATCCTGCTTGGGCTCGCGCTCTACGGGATCGAGGACGGGTTCGTCTGGATCTTCGCCGCCTTCGGGCTGATCGCCCTTATCGCCTCAACGGTCGATATCGCCGGCGACGGCTTCATGATCGAGCAGATCCGTCTCGAGCATCGGGGTTGGGGCAATGTGATCCAGGTCGGTGGCGGCTATGCGGGAATCATGATCGGCACCGGCCTCTTCCTCGTTCTGAACGACCATTTCGGCTGGATGACCGCAGTGCTGACGATGACCTTCGTCGCGGTCATGCTTACAACGCCGTTTCTCTTCACCCCTGATCCCGGAAAGGGCGGCAGCGAGGCCGCCCGCCCGCGCCCCTCGCTGATGAACGCCTTCAGGAGACCCGAGATTCGCTGGGGTCTGCTGGCCATGCTCATCGCGCAGATGGGATTGCGCCTCACTCAGGTAATGACCGGACCGTTCCTGATCGACAACGGGATGTCCGCGGCGACAATCGGTATCCTCACCGGAACCATCGGGACCGTGCTCTGCATCGCCTGCATCGTGCTGACCGGCCTCGCGATCCGGCGCTGGAATGCGAGGCGGACGCTACTTGTGATGCTGGGCATCCAGACCGCCTGTTTCACCATGTTCGCCATTTCCGCCTTCGTGCCCCAGCCGGAATTGGTGCTGAGCGCGCTCTACCTGGTGAAAAGCACCGTAGTCGCCGGCACCTTCGTCGCACTCTACACGGTGGTCATGGACTGGACATCGCAACACCAGGCCGGCACCGACTTCACGATCTTCCAATGCACCGACGCCCTGGTCTCTGTCGTTGCCGGTTTCGGTTCCGGCATCATCGCCGAGCATCTCGGATTTGGTATCTGCTTCAACCTCGCTGCGGGCTTTGCGGTCGCAGCGCTGCTTTTCCTTCCTGCAATCTTCAAGCGCGCGGACTTGTATACGACCAATGCAGACTAA
- a CDS encoding UxaA family hydrolase, with amino-acid sequence MANIPQLLVHNPDDNVGVVVVEGLKAGTEMLCVVTHDNSDFRLTAKADIPIGHKVALKDLKAGDTVIKYGEDIGKMVGGAGTGEHVHTHNLKTKRW; translated from the coding sequence ATGGCGAACATTCCCCAACTGCTGGTCCACAATCCCGACGACAATGTTGGCGTCGTCGTGGTCGAGGGACTGAAAGCGGGCACGGAGATGCTCTGTGTCGTCACGCATGACAATTCGGATTTCAGGTTGACCGCCAAGGCGGACATCCCGATCGGCCACAAGGTCGCGTTGAAAGACCTGAAGGCCGGCGACACCGTGATCAAGTACGGCGAGGATATCGGCAAAATGGTGGGCGGCGCCGGCACCGGCGAGCACGTCCATACCCACAACCTGAAAACCAAGAGGTGGTAG
- a CDS encoding UxaA family hydrolase has protein sequence MADFTNTSVNAWRRENGRVGVRNHVLVLPVDDISNAACEAVANNVKGTMAIPHAYGRLQFGEDLDLHFRTIIGTGANPNVAAVVVIGIEPEWTQVIVDGIAKTGKPVEGFSIEQKGDFETIRQASWKAKEFVHWATELQKEPLPLTDLWVSTKCGESDTTTGLSSCPTVGNMYDKLLPHGLYGCFGETSEITGAEHICEKRAATPEAGAKFMKLFQAYQDEVIEPFKTSDLSDSQPTKGNILGGLTTIEEKALGNLEKIGRTSTYIDAVGPAEAPEKGPGLYFMDSSSAAAECVTLMAAGGFVIHTFPTGQGNVIGNPIVPVIKISGNPRTLRTMSEHIDVDVTGVLTREMTIDEAGDALIDMIIRTANGRHTAAEALGHREFSMTKLYRSA, from the coding sequence ATGGCCGATTTCACAAATACCTCCGTAAACGCCTGGCGCCGGGAAAACGGCCGCGTCGGCGTCCGCAACCACGTCCTGGTCCTGCCTGTCGACGACATTTCGAATGCCGCCTGCGAAGCCGTTGCGAACAACGTCAAAGGCACCATGGCGATCCCACATGCTTACGGACGTCTGCAGTTTGGCGAAGATCTCGACCTGCATTTCCGCACGATCATCGGCACAGGGGCGAACCCGAATGTCGCCGCCGTGGTGGTGATCGGCATCGAGCCGGAATGGACCCAGGTCATCGTCGACGGTATCGCCAAGACCGGTAAGCCGGTCGAAGGCTTCTCCATCGAGCAGAAAGGCGATTTCGAGACCATCCGGCAAGCGTCCTGGAAGGCGAAGGAATTCGTCCACTGGGCAACCGAGCTGCAGAAGGAGCCTTTGCCGCTGACCGACCTCTGGGTCTCCACCAAGTGCGGCGAGAGCGACACCACGACCGGCCTCTCGTCCTGCCCGACCGTCGGCAACATGTACGACAAGCTGCTGCCACACGGCCTTTACGGTTGCTTCGGCGAGACCTCTGAAATCACCGGCGCCGAGCATATCTGCGAGAAACGCGCGGCGACGCCGGAGGCCGGCGCCAAGTTCATGAAACTGTTCCAGGCCTATCAGGACGAGGTGATCGAGCCTTTCAAGACCAGCGATCTCTCCGACAGTCAGCCGACCAAGGGCAACATCCTGGGCGGCCTGACGACGATCGAGGAAAAGGCGCTCGGGAATCTCGAGAAGATCGGCCGCACCTCGACCTATATCGACGCCGTCGGCCCCGCCGAAGCGCCGGAGAAAGGCCCCGGCCTCTATTTCATGGACAGTTCTTCCGCTGCAGCGGAATGCGTCACCCTGATGGCGGCCGGCGGCTTCGTCATCCACACCTTCCCGACCGGTCAGGGCAACGTGATCGGCAACCCGATCGTTCCGGTGATCAAGATCTCCGGCAATCCGCGCACACTCCGCACCATGTCCGAGCATATCGATGTGGACGTGACCGGCGTGCTGACCCGCGAGATGACCATCGACGAGGCAGGCGACGCTCTGATCGACATGATCATCCGCACGGCCAACGGTCGCCATACGGCGGCGGAGGCGCTCGGACACCGGGAATTCTCCATGACCAAGCTTTACCGCTCGGCCTGA
- a CDS encoding TonB-dependent receptor, with the protein MKALKTYRNCRIALLSGAALFTSALTPLAALAQDSAGTVYLDSIEVTANKRPEVLGEVDGSVSVRTGEDLEEAGVTSTEDLEKVIPGLVVRKRGNRAYTNFSLRGVTSADFYNPSVQLYVDGVPQDPAYFSQEMLDVAWIEVLRGPQGTLYGRNAHGGVINIITKRPGNEIEGTVSSGYSTHDWNAGGRVSGALVKDVLFGSVNVKRVDYTGQIDDIATGADDIDNSRNWLGSAKVLLTPEEVPLELEFSAQRDELQSHEELYLSEANLDDLNFDSTSQGGVNELKRDVSTYALRASYDFGAATLTSVTSYQDRDMKKRLIQGFDTPEFQETLAEELRLNFVLGDRWSGVGGVYFQDTEFRRETPAFAGFVGTSENKVDTTSYAAFGEATYALTDSVDLTGGLRWSREEASIDYQRVDPLAISIQDDDDFDDFSPKLSVGWQVAPTHRVYALVSRGFKPGGFNHTVAFTETNAAQDVRYESETSTNLETGWRGRLFDDVVEAGLTAYYIKTDDKQFYTGPVGSQYLRNAGEAESYGLELDARAHVSPDLLIDFGGTLGRSTFTDASNPDTGEEYDGNTLPYAPNYSFRAAARYVIPQTVIPGAVSIRFAGTYSGKTYFDESNTLDQDGYVILDTSLDIALDNGLEMRLYVDNITDEIYRTYSYSSGGSTFSSVGESRVFGAGLRFSF; encoded by the coding sequence ATGAAGGCGCTCAAAACATATCGCAACTGCCGCATCGCACTGCTCAGCGGGGCCGCGCTGTTCACTTCGGCACTGACACCACTTGCGGCACTGGCGCAGGACAGCGCGGGTACGGTCTATCTAGATTCCATCGAGGTGACCGCAAACAAACGGCCCGAGGTGCTCGGCGAGGTTGACGGATCGGTGAGCGTGCGGACCGGCGAGGACCTTGAGGAAGCGGGCGTGACCTCGACCGAAGACCTGGAAAAAGTGATCCCCGGCTTGGTCGTCCGCAAGCGCGGCAACCGGGCCTATACGAACTTCTCGCTACGCGGCGTCACTTCCGCGGACTTCTATAACCCGTCGGTTCAGCTCTATGTCGACGGCGTGCCGCAGGACCCTGCCTATTTCTCCCAGGAGATGCTCGACGTCGCCTGGATCGAGGTGCTGCGCGGCCCGCAGGGCACGCTCTACGGACGGAATGCTCATGGCGGCGTGATCAACATCATCACCAAGCGCCCGGGCAACGAGATCGAAGGCACGGTCAGCAGCGGATACTCGACCCACGATTGGAACGCCGGCGGACGCGTGTCGGGCGCGCTGGTGAAAGACGTACTCTTCGGTAGCGTGAACGTGAAGCGGGTCGACTATACCGGCCAGATCGACGACATCGCGACCGGCGCCGACGACATCGACAACAGCCGCAACTGGCTCGGCTCGGCGAAGGTTCTGCTGACCCCGGAGGAAGTACCGCTGGAACTGGAATTCAGCGCACAGCGGGACGAGCTGCAGAGCCACGAGGAGCTCTACCTCTCCGAGGCCAATCTCGACGATCTGAATTTCGACAGCACCAGCCAGGGCGGTGTCAACGAGCTCAAGAGAGACGTCTCCACCTACGCTCTGCGCGCTTCCTACGATTTCGGGGCGGCAACCCTGACAAGCGTGACCTCCTACCAGGACCGGGACATGAAGAAGCGCCTGATCCAGGGATTCGACACGCCTGAGTTCCAGGAGACGCTGGCCGAGGAGCTGCGCCTCAACTTCGTGCTCGGCGATCGCTGGAGCGGCGTCGGCGGCGTCTATTTTCAGGACACCGAATTCCGCAGGGAAACCCCGGCCTTCGCCGGCTTCGTCGGCACCTCGGAGAACAAGGTCGATACCACCTCCTACGCCGCCTTCGGGGAGGCGACCTATGCGCTGACCGACAGCGTCGACCTGACCGGTGGGCTGAGATGGTCCCGCGAGGAGGCGAGCATCGACTACCAGCGCGTCGATCCGCTCGCGATCTCGATCCAGGACGACGACGACTTCGACGATTTCTCGCCGAAGCTCTCGGTCGGCTGGCAGGTAGCCCCGACGCACAGAGTCTATGCCCTCGTCAGCCGCGGCTTCAAGCCGGGCGGGTTCAACCACACCGTCGCCTTCACCGAGACCAACGCGGCACAGGATGTCCGCTATGAGTCCGAGACTTCGACCAACCTGGAGACGGGCTGGCGCGGACGGCTCTTCGACGACGTCGTGGAAGCGGGCCTGACCGCCTATTACATCAAAACCGACGACAAGCAGTTCTATACCGGCCCGGTCGGCTCGCAGTACCTGCGCAATGCCGGCGAGGCCGAAAGCTACGGTCTCGAACTCGATGCGCGGGCCCATGTGAGCCCGGACTTGCTGATCGATTTCGGCGGCACTCTCGGTCGCTCGACATTCACCGATGCGAGCAACCCTGATACCGGCGAGGAATATGACGGCAACACGCTGCCCTACGCCCCGAACTACAGCTTCCGGGCGGCCGCACGCTATGTCATCCCGCAGACCGTGATCCCGGGCGCCGTCAGCATCCGCTTCGCCGGGACCTATTCGGGCAAGACCTATTTCGACGAATCCAACACGCTCGACCAGGACGGCTACGTCATCCTCGACACCTCCCTCGACATCGCGCTCGATAACGGGCTGGAGATGCGGCTCTACGTCGACAACATCACTGACGAGATCTACCGGACCTACAGCTATTCCTCCGGCGGCAGCACCTTCAGCTCGGTCGGCGAGAGCCGTGTCTTCGGTGCCGGCCTGAGGTTCTCCTTCTGA
- a CDS encoding flavin-containing monooxygenase: MAEDMAAADRAVSGNVERFDALIIGAGFTGLYQLHSLRDRLGLNAQVLEVADGVGGTWYWNRYPGARCDSESHSYCYYFSKELLNEWEWSERYPGQEEIRSYLNFVADRFDLRKDIRLGDRVVSARFDDAATLWHVTTEAGKRYAAPFLITGVGCLSSANVPDIPGLEDFKGDWYHTGEWPHEGVDFSGKRVGQIGTGSTGIQAAPVIAASADHLTVFQRTANYSIPARNHPLSDAFKQYAREHSDEIHKVMISNPNGHPFSIEDRLVASVSEEERQAIYEEAWEKGGLRFRAVFKDLMVDKAANDTASDFIKSKIREIVKDPKTAALLSTLDHPFGTKRPPVDTEYFETFNRDNVTLIDIKSDPIKRITETGIETENARYDLDIIVFATGFDAITGPLLRIDIAGKDELSLKDAWAAGPKTYLGLQVAGFPNLFTVTGPGSPSVLTNMPVSIEQHVDWITDCIAKMRANGQTRIEATEKAAEDWVIETNRAAEATLLPLANSSWYLGANVPGKPRVFMPYAGGLQNYRARCDAVADAGYEGFVLS, from the coding sequence ATGGCCGAAGACATGGCTGCGGCAGACCGGGCGGTATCCGGAAACGTCGAGCGTTTCGACGCACTAATCATAGGCGCCGGCTTCACCGGCCTCTACCAGCTGCACAGCCTGCGCGACCGGCTCGGGCTGAATGCCCAGGTGCTCGAGGTGGCGGACGGGGTCGGCGGAACCTGGTACTGGAACCGCTATCCGGGCGCGCGCTGCGACAGCGAGAGCCACTCCTACTGCTACTACTTCTCCAAAGAGCTGCTGAACGAGTGGGAATGGTCCGAGCGCTATCCGGGCCAGGAGGAGATCCGTTCCTACCTGAATTTCGTCGCGGACCGTTTCGACCTGCGCAAGGACATCCGCCTCGGCGACCGGGTCGTCTCCGCCCGCTTCGACGACGCGGCAACGCTCTGGCACGTCACGACGGAAGCGGGAAAGCGTTATGCCGCGCCGTTCCTCATCACCGGCGTCGGCTGTCTCTCCTCCGCCAACGTGCCGGACATTCCCGGCCTCGAAGACTTCAAAGGCGACTGGTATCACACCGGCGAGTGGCCGCATGAAGGCGTCGATTTCAGCGGCAAGCGGGTCGGACAGATCGGCACCGGCTCGACCGGCATCCAGGCCGCGCCCGTCATCGCCGCTTCTGCCGACCACCTGACGGTTTTCCAGCGCACGGCGAATTACAGCATCCCGGCGCGCAACCATCCGCTCAGCGACGCGTTCAAGCAATACGCCAGGGAGCATAGCGACGAGATCCACAAGGTAATGATCTCGAATCCGAACGGGCATCCCTTCTCGATCGAGGACCGCCTGGTAGCCAGCGTCTCGGAAGAGGAACGCCAGGCGATCTACGAAGAAGCCTGGGAGAAAGGCGGTCTCCGCTTCCGTGCGGTCTTCAAGGATCTGATGGTCGACAAGGCCGCGAACGACACCGCCTCAGACTTTATCAAAAGCAAGATCCGGGAAATCGTGAAGGATCCGAAGACAGCCGCGCTGCTCAGCACGCTCGACCATCCCTTCGGCACCAAACGGCCGCCTGTCGATACCGAGTATTTCGAGACCTTCAACCGCGACAATGTGACCCTGATCGACATCAAGTCCGACCCGATCAAACGGATCACGGAAACCGGGATCGAGACGGAGAACGCGCGCTACGATCTGGACATCATCGTCTTCGCGACCGGTTTCGACGCGATCACCGGCCCCCTGCTCCGCATCGATATCGCGGGCAAGGACGAGCTTTCCCTGAAAGACGCCTGGGCGGCCGGACCGAAGACCTATCTCGGCCTCCAGGTCGCGGGCTTCCCGAACCTCTTCACCGTCACCGGACCGGGCAGCCCATCGGTGCTCACCAACATGCCGGTCTCCATCGAGCAGCATGTCGACTGGATCACCGACTGCATCGCAAAGATGCGCGCGAACGGACAGACCCGGATCGAGGCGACCGAGAAAGCGGCCGAGGACTGGGTGATAGAAACGAACCGGGCAGCAGAGGCGACCCTGCTGCCGCTGGCCAACAGTTCCTGGTATCTCGGCGCCAACGTGCCCGGCAAGCCGCGGGTCTTCATGCCCTATGCCGGCGGATTGCAGAACTACCGCGCGCGCTGCGACGCCGTCGCGGATGCCGGATACGAGGGTTTCGTTCTGAGCTGA
- a CDS encoding GntR family transcriptional regulator yields MSAPLYKYVIETLIERIASGELAPGIMLPSEGDLGAELGVSQGTARKALSELERRGIVSRRQGVGTFVTARTPESALFHFFRLRDADGSQVSPVLEDESVQRRRALKPEREVLFGNPDSVYEIERVRSVRSERVVHERSIVPAGLFPGLPERNPLPNTLYVLYQRAYSVAIVQASEAVRAVTGMPDVCRQLSVPDGTPLLRVERRAADLAGRVVELRISHFVTGDRFYAVDLA; encoded by the coding sequence TTGTCGGCACCGCTCTATAAGTACGTTATCGAAACCCTGATTGAACGGATCGCATCCGGAGAACTCGCGCCGGGGATCATGCTGCCCAGCGAGGGCGATCTCGGCGCGGAACTCGGGGTCAGTCAGGGCACCGCGCGCAAGGCGCTGTCAGAATTGGAACGTCGCGGAATCGTCAGTCGGCGGCAGGGCGTCGGAACTTTCGTCACGGCTCGGACCCCGGAAAGCGCGCTCTTTCATTTCTTCAGGTTGCGCGATGCGGATGGGAGTCAGGTTTCTCCGGTGCTTGAAGACGAGAGTGTCCAACGGAGGCGGGCTCTCAAGCCTGAGCGCGAGGTTCTGTTCGGAAATCCGGACAGCGTTTACGAAATCGAACGGGTTCGCTCCGTGCGGTCCGAGCGTGTCGTGCATGAAAGGTCGATCGTGCCAGCCGGACTGTTTCCGGGACTGCCGGAGCGCAATCCACTGCCGAATACGCTTTATGTGCTCTACCAGCGTGCCTATTCGGTCGCGATCGTACAGGCATCCGAGGCGGTGCGGGCCGTGACGGGGATGCCGGATGTGTGCCGGCAATTATCGGTGCCCGATGGTACGCCCCTGCTCAGGGTCGAGCGACGGGCGGCCGATCTTGCCGGCAGGGTCGTCGAATTGCGCATCAGTCATTTCGTTACCGGTGACCGGTTCTACGCGGTCGATCTCGCGTGA
- a CDS encoding helix-turn-helix domain-containing protein, whose amino-acid sequence MELTPAVYRFDKDHRLFSRADGSAVDGWKAAFRSEEVGDGCRVGAIDCFIPADETHIVEGPSTFSVSLFLQGAGQFELEDGQAFEFGPGSMFLFHTVGETRGRDSMYGNNRLRGAEFRFSLPVLSRAGIASVNGVEGAQRVGSGSVALFMHRPLTGSLRLIAEQTVDCPLEGLARRLYLKSKSLEVLAHVVAMYEASKGAPANVTARDRRRVEEAAKILRERCDEPWTISRLSQECAINERKLKEGFRLVLGETVLSVLERARVERAQGLMRDEALNVAETALAVGYSNPSHFAKVFRRLTGTAPGLWRRAV is encoded by the coding sequence ATGGAACTGACGCCAGCGGTTTACCGCTTCGACAAGGATCACCGTCTATTCTCGCGCGCGGATGGCAGCGCCGTCGACGGCTGGAAGGCGGCGTTTCGCTCCGAGGAGGTCGGTGACGGCTGCCGCGTCGGGGCCATCGACTGTTTCATACCGGCCGACGAGACCCATATCGTGGAAGGGCCGTCGACCTTCAGCGTCAGCCTGTTTCTGCAGGGTGCAGGGCAGTTTGAACTTGAGGACGGGCAGGCCTTCGAGTTCGGTCCGGGTTCGATGTTCCTGTTCCATACGGTCGGGGAGACCCGAGGGCGTGATAGCATGTACGGGAACAACAGGCTCCGGGGCGCAGAGTTCCGTTTTTCGCTTCCCGTGCTGAGCCGCGCCGGCATTGCGTCGGTCAACGGGGTCGAAGGTGCGCAGCGGGTCGGAAGCGGATCCGTCGCCCTGTTCATGCATCGTCCCCTTACGGGCTCGCTCAGGCTGATTGCCGAGCAGACCGTCGATTGTCCTCTGGAGGGCCTCGCCCGGCGCCTCTACCTGAAGTCCAAATCACTCGAAGTGCTTGCCCATGTCGTCGCGATGTACGAGGCCTCCAAAGGCGCCCCGGCGAACGTTACGGCACGGGACCGGCGGCGCGTCGAAGAGGCTGCGAAGATCTTGAGAGAGCGCTGCGACGAGCCCTGGACGATTTCGCGTCTGTCCCAGGAATGCGCCATCAACGAACGGAAGCTGAAAGAGGGTTTCCGCCTGGTGCTTGGCGAGACGGTCCTCTCGGTCCTGGAGCGGGCGAGGGTGGAGCGGGCGCAGGGGTTGATGCGCGACGAGGCGTTGAACGTTGCGGAGACCGCGCTCGCGGTCGGCTACAGCAATCCGAGCCATTTCGCCAAGGTGTTCCGGCGCCTGACCGGGACCGCGCCGGGTCTCTGGCGCCGCGCCGTCTGA
- a CDS encoding methyl-accepting chemotaxis protein, with protein sequence MDFLQNLKISRKLALCFSLLIAMTVLTAVLSFAAIEKIKTADRESAKAEQLGIFFRDYEGAFAHQRQGLLYYLLTGDREGLELFNDTAPKVNAADAKLRDGSKDNEALSKLVDTLESDYKKWAENFAAEQVRLMSNYLTVNQARAIEVTGEPQAAIDHFNATAMKLQSELAGISDAAAQSRADAMDAFTLTMFVAIALVIVIAVGSGILLSRSIATPIGQMTGVMGEMAGGNLEIEVVGVGRKDEIGSMAAAVEVFKRNGLEQREQQAREAEQQARETERHQKMESYTRNFDQEMQSALAAVEQAVSMVSDSADSMLSNAEVGRSRTRDAAAAIEEANANIQTVASATTELSSSINEISSQMSQASSVSRAAVGEVETTNTRVSALNDAAESIGQVVQIIDEIAEQTNLLALNATIEAARAGEAGKGFAVVASEVKSLATQTSKATEEISQKISEIQGETGAAADAVLGIGNTIRQIDELTAVVASAVEEQGAATREIAQNIEEAAAGTQAVSEVVDEVSRAATETGEMADSQKNVVTDLNERNQSLKGEIDQFLGNVRAL encoded by the coding sequence ATGGATTTTCTGCAAAATCTGAAAATCTCGCGGAAGCTGGCGCTTTGCTTCTCTCTGTTGATCGCGATGACGGTGCTGACCGCCGTTCTGTCTTTCGCCGCGATTGAGAAGATCAAGACCGCGGACCGGGAAAGCGCAAAGGCAGAACAACTCGGAATCTTCTTCCGCGACTATGAGGGCGCGTTCGCGCATCAGCGGCAAGGATTGCTCTATTACCTCCTGACCGGCGATCGGGAAGGGCTCGAGCTGTTCAACGATACGGCGCCTAAGGTGAATGCGGCCGACGCGAAACTGCGTGATGGGTCGAAGGATAATGAAGCCCTGTCCAAACTCGTCGATACGCTTGAATCCGATTACAAAAAATGGGCTGAGAACTTTGCCGCCGAGCAAGTCCGCCTCATGAGTAACTATTTGACGGTCAACCAGGCGCGCGCCATTGAGGTTACCGGAGAGCCGCAGGCTGCGATCGACCATTTCAATGCGACGGCAATGAAGCTCCAGAGCGAGCTTGCCGGGATTTCCGATGCCGCGGCGCAGTCGCGTGCCGACGCGATGGATGCCTTTACCTTGACCATGTTCGTCGCAATCGCGCTGGTTATCGTGATCGCGGTCGGGTCGGGGATTTTGCTGAGCCGCTCAATCGCGACGCCGATCGGCCAGATGACCGGGGTCATGGGCGAGATGGCCGGAGGAAATCTGGAAATTGAGGTTGTCGGCGTTGGCCGCAAGGATGAGATCGGCAGCATGGCCGCAGCCGTCGAGGTCTTTAAGCGCAACGGTCTTGAACAGCGCGAGCAGCAGGCCCGCGAGGCCGAACAGCAGGCGCGTGAGACCGAGCGGCACCAGAAGATGGAAAGCTATACGCGCAACTTCGATCAGGAAATGCAGTCCGCTCTGGCAGCGGTCGAGCAGGCGGTCTCGATGGTGAGTGATTCCGCCGACTCCATGTTGTCCAACGCAGAGGTTGGCCGGAGCCGGACGAGGGACGCAGCTGCCGCGATCGAAGAGGCGAATGCGAATATCCAGACGGTTGCCTCCGCGACGACCGAGCTGTCCTCGTCGATCAACGAAATCTCCTCGCAGATGTCGCAGGCCTCTTCGGTATCTCGCGCGGCAGTCGGTGAGGTCGAGACGACGAACACCCGTGTTTCTGCCCTTAACGATGCAGCCGAAAGCATCGGTCAGGTGGTTCAGATTATCGATGAGATTGCCGAGCAGACCAACCTGTTGGCGCTCAACGCAACGATTGAGGCGGCGCGGGCGGGCGAGGCCGGCAAGGGCTTTGCGGTCGTGGCGAGTGAGGTGAAGAGCCTCGCGACCCAGACCAGCAAGGCGACCGAGGAAATCAGCCAGAAAATCTCCGAGATTCAGGGCGAGACCGGGGCCGCGGCGGATGCGGTGCTCGGGATCGGCAACACGATCCGGCAGATCGACGAGCTGACCGCGGTGGTGGCCAGCGCGGTCGAGGAGCAGGGCGCTGCCACGCGGGAGATCGCCCAGAATATTGAGGAAGCGGCAGCCGGTACGCAGGCCGTTTCCGAGGTGGTCGACGAAGTGTCCCGCGCCGCGACTGAAACTGGCGAGATGGCGGATAGCCAGAAGAACGTGGTGACGGACCTGAACGAACGGAACCAGTCTCTCAAAGGCGAGATCGACCAGTTCCTCGGGAATGTCCGCGCTCTCTGA